A stretch of the uncultured Trichococcus sp. genome encodes the following:
- a CDS encoding family 78 glycoside hydrolase catalytic domain, with the protein MNTYNLKTNHILNPIGFSLDALTLSWITEAPFEEELLGPRVIIALDENFEEVIHDSGMQADLDHLCYQPEIKLQPRTRYFWKVITKNAGGEEFSSEIQYFETAKEEEHWTGKWIEPARQMERMPLVRKLFRLPAKSIREARVYATGLGIYELYLNGKKIGDEYLAPGFHSYDFWQQYQTYDITEALQAGGNAIGFMLGDGWYKGRFGFDGGYEDLYGDQFRLIAECIVTYEDGTEEIIATDDTWEVAEGPLVSSSIYDGEVYDANLEIHGWNKYSEAASDVCWEPMQLNDAGTEKLQARLSVPVKIVDAFVPELILTPVGEQVLDFKQNMTGWITFTADVPKGTVITYEVGEVLQEGNFYRDNLRTAEAKFTYISNGKPAEVRPYFTFYGFRYAKITGVDLLEKDFDFKGYVLQSELEETSGMITANPDVNQLLKNALWGQKGNFLDVPTDCPQRDERMGWTGDAQIFARTASYHMYTPAFYKKFMHDLRLEQKALDGAVPFVVPQIKPEGDAGFVTGAGAAAWSDAATVIPWVLYEQYGDRSLLKEHYPTMKDWVDYIVSEDTKSGGKRLWTSGFQFGDWLALDGDNPQSPMGGTDTSLVASVYYYHSASLLARAAEVLNNTSDALAYTKLAAEVKQAIQNEYLTITGRLAVTTQTAYILFHYFDLCPEPFKERMTKDFYDKVISSGVHLQTGFVGTPYFAEALSRNGMNELAYGLLLNEDYPSWLFAVKMGATTIWERWNSILPDGKISGTDMNSLNHYAYGSIVEWLYRCVLGIQADSNQPGYKHFFLTPQPSAQLGKAEGYYQSVSGRIESAWEILADGQLDFAFRVPFGTTATISLPDMLLETAQKTEWLRSAVVAGDGAKVTVPAGEYRITYMPTRNYRPEVTTELSFRELLEYTPARKVIFEQLPMMRNNDIALQYLDMPMENFKDLPIVSNFVSEQALERMNASFA; encoded by the coding sequence ATGAATACATACAATCTGAAAACCAATCACATCCTGAATCCCATCGGCTTTTCACTGGATGCACTGACGCTCTCTTGGATAACGGAAGCCCCGTTTGAGGAAGAGCTGCTAGGGCCCCGTGTCATCATTGCCTTAGATGAGAACTTTGAAGAGGTCATCCATGACAGCGGAATGCAAGCCGATTTGGATCATCTGTGCTATCAGCCGGAAATCAAACTGCAGCCGCGCACACGCTACTTTTGGAAAGTGATCACGAAGAACGCTGGCGGAGAGGAGTTTTCTTCCGAAATCCAGTACTTCGAGACGGCGAAGGAAGAGGAACACTGGACCGGGAAATGGATCGAACCTGCCCGACAGATGGAAAGGATGCCGCTTGTCCGGAAATTGTTCCGCCTGCCTGCAAAATCTATCCGCGAGGCACGTGTTTATGCGACAGGACTGGGCATTTATGAACTGTACCTGAACGGTAAAAAAATCGGCGATGAATATTTGGCTCCCGGTTTCCATTCCTATGATTTTTGGCAGCAGTACCAGACGTACGATATCACAGAAGCCCTTCAAGCAGGCGGAAATGCGATCGGCTTCATGCTGGGGGACGGCTGGTACAAAGGACGCTTCGGCTTCGACGGCGGATACGAAGATCTGTACGGGGACCAATTCCGCCTGATTGCGGAATGCATCGTCACTTATGAGGACGGAACTGAAGAAATCATTGCCACCGATGATACCTGGGAGGTTGCGGAGGGACCGCTCGTCTCCAGCAGCATCTACGACGGGGAAGTATATGACGCGAACCTGGAAATCCACGGTTGGAACAAGTACAGCGAAGCAGCATCAGATGTTTGTTGGGAACCGATGCAACTGAACGACGCGGGCACCGAAAAACTTCAGGCACGCTTGAGCGTTCCGGTCAAAATCGTGGATGCTTTTGTGCCGGAACTGATCCTGACGCCGGTGGGGGAACAGGTGCTGGACTTCAAACAGAACATGACTGGGTGGATCACTTTCACCGCTGATGTGCCAAAGGGGACCGTCATTACCTATGAGGTCGGCGAAGTACTGCAGGAAGGCAATTTTTATCGCGATAATCTGCGTACGGCAGAAGCGAAGTTCACCTACATCAGCAACGGTAAACCGGCAGAAGTACGTCCGTACTTCACTTTCTATGGATTCCGCTATGCAAAAATCACCGGTGTTGACCTTCTGGAGAAGGATTTCGACTTCAAAGGTTACGTACTGCAGAGTGAACTGGAAGAGACGAGCGGCATGATCACAGCCAATCCGGATGTGAACCAATTGCTGAAGAATGCGCTTTGGGGGCAAAAAGGCAATTTCCTGGATGTGCCGACGGATTGCCCGCAGCGCGATGAACGGATGGGTTGGACAGGTGATGCGCAGATTTTTGCCCGGACAGCCAGCTACCATATGTACACGCCGGCCTTTTACAAAAAATTCATGCACGATTTGCGTCTGGAGCAAAAAGCACTGGATGGAGCCGTACCGTTCGTAGTTCCGCAGATCAAGCCGGAAGGAGATGCCGGATTCGTTACCGGAGCCGGTGCGGCCGCCTGGTCGGATGCGGCGACGGTCATTCCCTGGGTACTTTATGAACAATACGGCGATCGTTCGTTGCTGAAGGAACACTATCCGACCATGAAAGATTGGGTGGACTATATCGTTAGCGAAGATACGAAATCCGGTGGCAAACGCCTCTGGACGAGCGGCTTCCAGTTCGGCGACTGGTTGGCGTTGGACGGGGACAATCCGCAATCGCCGATGGGCGGAACCGACACCTCTCTGGTTGCATCCGTGTACTACTATCATTCGGCGTCCTTGCTGGCACGGGCCGCGGAGGTCCTTAACAATACTAGTGATGCGTTGGCATACACCAAATTGGCCGCGGAAGTGAAACAAGCCATCCAAAATGAATACTTGACCATTACGGGCCGCTTGGCGGTAACGACCCAAACTGCCTACATTCTGTTCCACTATTTCGATCTTTGCCCGGAACCATTCAAAGAGCGGATGACAAAAGACTTCTATGATAAAGTCATTTCCAGCGGCGTCCACCTGCAGACCGGATTCGTCGGAACGCCCTATTTTGCGGAAGCTTTGAGCAGAAATGGGATGAACGAACTGGCGTATGGGTTGCTGCTGAATGAGGATTATCCGAGCTGGCTGTTCGCGGTGAAAATGGGTGCGACCACCATCTGGGAACGCTGGAATTCGATCCTGCCGGACGGGAAAATCTCCGGTACGGACATGAATTCCCTGAACCACTATGCTTATGGCTCGATCGTGGAGTGGCTGTACCGTTGCGTCCTGGGCATCCAGGCGGACAGCAACCAGCCGGGATACAAACATTTCTTCCTGACACCACAACCGAGCGCACAGTTGGGCAAAGCGGAAGGGTATTACCAATCCGTTTCCGGCCGCATCGAAAGTGCGTGGGAAATTCTGGCGGACGGACAATTGGATTTCGCTTTCCGCGTGCCTTTCGGGACGACCGCCACCATCAGCCTGCCTGATATGTTGCTTGAAACAGCGCAGAAAACGGAGTGGCTCCGGTCTGCGGTCGTTGCCGGGGACGGTGCAAAAGTCACAGTCCCAGCAGGTGAATACCGCATCACGTACATGCCGACACGGAACTATCGACCTGAAGTCACAACTGAGTTGTCCTTCCGGGAGTTACTGGAATACACGCCAGCCCGGAAAGTGATTTTTGAACAGTTACCGATGATGCGCAACAACGACATCGCCTTGCAGTACCTGGATATGCCGATGGAAAACTTCAAGGACCTGCCGATTGTTTCCAATTTTGTCAGCGAACAAGCTTTGGAACGGATGAATGCGTCTTTTGCATGA
- a CDS encoding glycoside-pentoside-hexuronide (GPH):cation symporter has translation MATETRILAQADENKMPLSEKLTFGFGNLAANLMLTTASSFITYYYTDVIGLSAVIVGNILLWARLFDGASDLAMGALVDKTRSKHGKARPWILWMAIPYALAMILLFTSPDFLGSTGKAVYAFVTYVIALAGVYTATMVPYNAMIGTTTSNPVDRGNLSTSRTLAGFVGAMGVTAAVLPIVTFFGGDKQAWTWMAVVFGVISSLLLLLLFKNSKERVIETTVAVEKVPLKTNIKALLQNKYWIIMILYMMIGFISSGLGGINIFYAQWILGDPAKVAVIGILSFMPIAVGAVFMPLLLSKFSKKIIVLSGSFVMLLGLGIIALFPENFTMILVGLVIRGLGIAPGAVAGFAMLGDVADYGEWKTGIRSEGLIFSAGTFAEKVGSGVGGLILGVVLGLGGYVSQGATQSAEALFAIKAIFAYLPIAFTAICILLILFYDLDKKLPEIAEDLKAKRVNG, from the coding sequence ATGGCAACTGAAACAAGAATTTTGGCCCAAGCAGACGAAAACAAGATGCCTTTGAGCGAGAAGCTCACGTTCGGCTTCGGGAATCTGGCAGCCAACCTGATGCTGACGACAGCCAGTTCCTTCATCACTTATTATTACACCGATGTAATCGGCCTGAGCGCAGTCATCGTCGGCAATATCCTCTTATGGGCGCGACTTTTTGATGGCGCTTCCGATTTGGCGATGGGCGCGCTCGTCGACAAGACGCGTTCGAAACACGGAAAGGCCAGACCTTGGATTTTATGGATGGCAATCCCATATGCGTTGGCAATGATACTCTTATTCACTTCTCCTGATTTTCTCGGATCGACGGGCAAAGCCGTCTATGCTTTCGTGACTTATGTGATCGCTTTGGCTGGTGTCTACACAGCGACGATGGTTCCCTATAACGCAATGATCGGTACGACGACCTCGAATCCTGTCGATCGCGGCAACCTTTCGACATCACGTACGCTTGCTGGGTTTGTGGGGGCGATGGGAGTGACTGCAGCGGTGCTGCCGATTGTCACTTTCTTCGGTGGCGATAAACAGGCTTGGACCTGGATGGCGGTTGTTTTCGGGGTTATTTCATCACTATTGTTATTGCTCTTATTCAAAAATTCAAAGGAACGTGTCATCGAAACTACTGTTGCTGTCGAAAAGGTGCCGTTGAAAACGAACATCAAAGCACTGCTGCAGAATAAATACTGGATCATCATGATTCTTTACATGATGATCGGCTTCATCAGTTCCGGTTTGGGCGGCATCAATATCTTTTACGCACAATGGATTTTAGGGGATCCCGCAAAAGTCGCGGTAATCGGAATCCTGTCCTTTATGCCGATTGCGGTAGGCGCGGTATTCATGCCGTTGCTGTTGAGCAAGTTCAGCAAAAAAATAATCGTGTTATCGGGAAGCTTCGTGATGCTGCTCGGGTTGGGGATCATCGCGCTGTTCCCGGAAAACTTCACGATGATTTTGGTCGGTTTGGTCATCCGCGGACTCGGCATCGCACCGGGAGCTGTTGCAGGCTTCGCCATGTTGGGTGACGTTGCCGATTACGGCGAATGGAAAACGGGCATCCGCAGCGAAGGATTGATTTTCTCGGCAGGAACGTTTGCCGAAAAAGTCGGCTCCGGAGTGGGCGGGCTGATTCTGGGTGTCGTTTTGGGGCTTGGCGGCTATGTGTCTCAAGGGGCAACGCAATCAGCAGAAGCTTTATTCGCGATCAAGGCAATCTTCGCCTATCTGCCGATAGCTTTCACGGCAATCTGTATTCTACTGATTTTGTTCTATGATTTGGACAAAAAACTTCCAGAAATTGCGGAAGATTTGAAAGCGAAACGAGTGAACGGATAA